In Hippocampus zosterae strain Florida chromosome 21, ASM2543408v3, whole genome shotgun sequence, the genomic window ACCTGCTGAGGCATCATTGGGTGCACCGGCGGAGGCAGGAGGGGAAGTGCAAGCAGTGCGGCAAGGTGGCTGGCAAAACGGCGACGCCTTCCCGTCTCGGTGGCGTGAGCGCCACCTCTCGCTTTTCTTTAGCGCCACAtctcgctttttttctttttccgcaGAGCTTTCAGCAGAAGTTTTTCCACAGTAAAGAAATCGTCGCCATCAGCTGTTCCTGGTGCAAGCAGGCGGTAAGTGGGCGTCCCCTCGCCCGTGACAAACTGCCACAAAATCCGCCGTGGCACTCGACTAACGGATTTTTGTGCGCGTCGGGCGTCCGTCGCAGTTCCACAACAAGGTGACGTGCTTCATGCTGCGGCAGATCGAGGAGCCGTGCTCGCTGGGGGCGCACGCCGCCGTCATCGTGCCCCCGTCGTGGATCATCAAAGTCAGGAAACCGCAGGCACGCGCATcccgccgtcgtcgtcgccggCGCTGCGCGCGCTGCGCTGGCGACGCCGCCGCTAACCGCCGCGCTCCCCCCCCCGCAGAACTCGCTCAAGAACTCGGCCAGGAGGAAAAAGCGCACGTCTTTCAAGCGGCGGGCGAGCAAGAAGGGCGCTGACGTAAGTGACCAAAAGGGATTTAATGGCGCCTCCTGTCAATCTGAAGcgtcatttgccccccccccccgaccccgcctGGTCTTTCCTCAGGAGTCCAAATGGCGACCGTTCATGCTAAAGCCGCTGCCGTCGCCGCTCATGAAGCCCATCCTGGTCTTGGTCAACCCCAAGAGCGGCGGCAACCAGGTCGGCCTCCCCCCAAAAGCCACAATTCTTTTTGCATGAGCatccacgccccccccctccccaaccccaaagtcaatcaatcaatgtgcCCCGAGTCGATCCCCGGCCATCCGCTTCCTGTCCGCAGGGCGCCAAGCTGCTCCAGATGTTCATGTGGATCTTGAACCCGCGGCAAGTCTTTGACCTGTCGCAAGGCGGCCTGAGAGAGGCGTGAGTGTCTCTCCACGTGACttcctcaacccccccccaaccccccaccctcgTCAACATGGCGTATCTTCCCCTCCTTTTCTTTTCCCGCGCTCAGGTTGGATCTGTATCGGAAAGTGCCAAACTTGAGGATCCTGGCGTGCGGCGGAGACGGCACGGTAAACGTTGCGGGACGTTTTATGCTCGCAAGGGACTTTTTTTTAGATTCTTGCAGCtcacagtgtgtgcgtgtgcgaagGTGGGCTGGATCCTGTCCACGCTGGACGAGCTTCAGATGACCCCCCAGCCTCCGGTGGCCGTCCTTCCTCTGGGAACAGGAAACGACCTCGCCAGGACGCTCAACTGGGGCGGGGTGAGTTGCCAAGCCAGTTTCACGCTTCGTTTCGCGTgctttatacaaaaaaaataataataatgaaaaaatcatcataaagaaagaaagaaatcaaatgtTTGCAGGGCTACACGGACGAACCCGTGTCCAAGGTCCTGGGCCACGTGGAGGACGGCTCGGTGGTGCAGCTGGACAGGTGGAACCTGCAGGTGGagagcggcggcgccggcgagcGGTCGCCCGAGGACGCCGCGCAGAAGGTAAACCGGGGCCAAAGTGAGATTTTGGCCCCCGTGGCGCGTCGCTGACGTGCGCCTGTGGCGTCCTCAGCTGCCCCTCAACGTCTTCAACAACTACTTCAGCCTGGGCTTCGACGCTCATGTCACGCTGGAGTTCCACGAGTCCAGAGGTGAGACCAGCGAAAATCCCTTTTGCCCACGCCCActttgctcctcctcctccttgtggCTCGATTTTGAATCACACCTCCActattttgtctcttttttttttttctcatgcagaGGCCAACCCCGAAAAGTTCAACAGTCGCTTCCGCAACAAGATGTTCTATGCGGGAGTGAGTTGCGCttttggcaccccccccccgttaAGTCAGGAGGCAACCGGGCGCTACAACGACTCCTCCTGGAGGGATTCAATTCTACTTCTctcttccgtgtgtgtgtgtgtgtgtgtgtgcgtgcacgtgccAGGCCGCCTTCTCCGATTTCCTCCAGAGAAGCTCGAGGGACTTGTCCAAGCATGTCCGAGTGGTGGTGAGTGTGAACACGCCGTCGCCGGATGGCTTTTTGGAATTCCGCTTGTAATTGCCCGTTGCTGCCACAAGAGGGCACATCCAACGCTTGAATAGTGAATTTAACGGGATAAAAAGCAGctgctttgggtttttttttttagttttcattcaatgttcttattttagattttttttttcatggctgcAACAGATTTGTGGCACTTGAGTTCATTTTCGTGGGGAAAATCCATTTCATTGAGAAGTTAATTGCTTGCTGATGGAATGAATTCAAGCAGCCAGCCAACattagtgttgtttttgtttggttttgtttgcagTGCGACGGCACCGACTTGACTCCGAAGATCCAGGATTTGAAATTCCAGTGCATCGTCTTCCTCAACATTCCCAGGTGGGTTCAATTGGCCTGCCGGCGGCCATCCGGCCCGAGCGCTAATCGCGCCGGGGGCCGGTGGCTGCCACGCAGGTACTGCGCGGGGACCGTGCCGTGGGGCAACACCGGCGACCACCGCGACTTTGAGCCGCAGCGCCACGACGACGGCTGCATCGAGGTCATCGGCTTCACCATGGCCTCGCTGGTATTTGCGTACTTTCCACTTGGTCttggagctttaaaaaaaatttttttttgactgctgtCTCTCCCCGTGCCACCAGGCGGCGCTGCAGGTGGGCGGGCACGGCGAGAGGCTGCACCAGTGCCGAGAGGTGGTCCTCACCACGTTCAAGACGGTGCCCGTTCaggttggactttttttttttgcagcggtgTGACTCGGAGTGCGTTTCCCGCTCGGCTGACattcgtcccccccccctccctccaaggTGGACGGCGAGCCGTGCCGACTGGCGCCGTCCACGCTGCGCATCTCGCTGCGCAACCAAGCCAACATGGTCCAGAAGAGCAAGCGGCGAACTTCGGTGCCCCTGCTCAACGAGTGAGTCGCACGTGCACCAAGCGAGGCGGTGGCGCGCGTGGCGACTAacaccaccccgcccccccccatccccccccccctaccctgcACCCACATTCTTCATGTCATCGTGAGCCCgcgcgcatgtgcgtgtgtgtgtgtgcactgcaaATACTCAAACGGAACAAGATGAAATATCTGAAAAGTGACGGCAATGACCAACAGACACCAGTAGATGGCGACGATCCAAATCATGTCCCTTCctttttccctcttttttcccctctaaggGCAGTTTTTGCAGTGTTTgacttgtgcgtgcgtgtcggcGTGACTAACGGCAACGATCTCTAACTGTGCTGCAGCAACTTTTTGTCGGCGCGCCTCGATTGACCTCCTCTCTCCGTCCTCTTTctgctcctctctctctttctgtgttCTTTCCCTCCTCCGCAACGTGTCATCATCATTTCACtccttcttttcttctcctccctcGCCGCACCTCCCCCGtttgtttctctctttctctttctctcctgtGTGTGCTTGCGCGTGTGGCGCTAGTATTCAGAAGGTGTGTGCAGCTGATCTgcgccgcctctctgccccccccGACTCCTTCTCTGTGTAAGTACCTCACCCGCTGTCTACGTACTGCCACCGTgtgcgtgggtgcgtgcgtgtgtgtgtgcacgcgcatgaGCAAATCAACGGGAGTGATTTGGTGATTGATTGCGTCTGCGTCTGTGTCGGCCATCTTGTGGTCACGTTCAGCTGGGGGAGGAAGCGTATCAGGAGTGTTTGCTGCATTTGCGTCTCCGTTTCCCCCTAAAAGCGTCTCCATTGCCTTTTCGGAGAGCAGCAAGTTGCTCGCTTctaatgtgcccccccccctccgcccccccccccaatggatTATTAACAAGCAGCACCCCTGCTCCACCCTTTTGGCTTGCATACGTGACGTGGCGGGTGTTGGGATTGGGAGATTGAGCCTGCGCGTGCGCTTCTCGCAGCCCCCACGCCGTCCCCGAGCGACTTCGGCTGCGGGTCAACCGCATCTGCCTGCACGAGTACGACCGGCTGCAGTACGACAAAGAACGGCTCCGCGACATCTGTAAGTGTCGACGGCCAGCCGGATCCGAGTTGCAAGGTTTTTGTTGTcgggggggtggagggttgTTTTTTGTATCCAAGAAAGAAGCCATCTTTGAGGAAACGTGGGTTTCAATGCACGTCTTTGGGTTGCAGCGGTCCCGGTGGGCATCGTGGTGGTGAGGGGCGACTGCGACTTGGAGACGTGCAGACTCTACATTGACAGACTGCAAGAGGTGAGACccttgcccccccacccacctcgcCCTCACCCTCATCCTGACGCCGCTTGCATTCGCCACCTTCCCAAATTTGCTCTGCGCTCGCCAGGACTTGCACCAGGCGCCCCCTCTTGGCCACAGAGTGCACTACCAGGTACACTGGACTCCCTTCTCGTCACTTTGTTGATTTTCGGAACTCGGGTTTGTCCGAAAAGGCCGACTCAAGTGCGGATCGCTGAAAAATCCGTCATCGGGCCGTAAGAAAGCATTTGTGCTCGGTTACTTTGAGTGAGCAAGTCTTTGGACCTCCGTTTCTTGCCAGCAGTTTTTCGTTGTGTGCAGGATGAAAGCCGGGGGATGCTCAGGACCACCTCGGCCGGCAGACTCTCTTCCAGCTGGAGCTTCTTGGATTGTGAGTACAAAGTGCAAAGAAAAACACGCTCTCGAGCGTTCGCAGGGAtgattttgtgtgagtgtgtgtgtgtgtgtatttttctccCGCAGCCACATCAGCCGATCGCTTCTATCGCATCGACAAAGCTCAGGTACAAAGATCAAAGCGCCGATGCAAGTCAAACTTTTGCTTCGGCCTTCCAACGTTTCAATCGGCCTTTCATCTGTAGGAGCACCTTCACTTTGTCACGGAAATTTGCCAGGAGGAGGTGTTCATCCTGGACCACGAGGCGCCGGCGGCCGGGATGCCCGACCTGGTGGTGGAGCCCAACGTTGGGTGCGTGCCGATGACCTTCCTGCACGACTCGCGTGATTGACCGGCAGCCCTAATCTGAAATCTCTCCCCTGTGTGTCGCGCGTATGTTTCTAGTGCGCCTTTGACTCCCGAGGAACAAGGTAGGCGCAAAACCCGCATCTCGGACGCCGTGCCTCCGCAAatttgactttgtttgtttgatccACAGCGCTGTTGACGGCCGCTGGCTCGGGCGATCTCTCCATGGTATGAAATGTGTCCTCaaacgtggggggggggcggggggtgggggggttccttCTTGTTGTTATTTGTCACGCGGCATTGAGTTGCCGCCGGTGTGCCCCACGCGCAGCTGTCGGAGTGCGTTCATCACGGCGTCAGCCTGCTGGTGCGAGACACGGCCGGTTGCTCGGCGCTGCATAAAGCCTCGCAGAAAGGCCACGCCGAGCTGGTCGTCTTCATCCTCCAGCGGGGTAGGCGCCGCCTCAACTTCACATTTCACCCACGCCCCTTTGAAACATTCCCGCCAGGTTGTTTTGTCACGGCGCCTTCACTTCATTCGGACTTCTGGGTCGCCATAATGGATGAGTGTTGAGTGGTTGCAGCGCCCCCTGCTGCTGTGGCATGCAGTGCTgtacatgatctttttttttttttctccttctcagGATCCAAAGTGCTTCTTGACCTGCCAGACAGAGAAAAGTAGGTTGAGTGGAAGCATTGCGGCCACGTCATGCTCCTCGAATTTGAGTTCATGTGGCACCCGCGTGCGTTTGCGCAGGGGGGACACTGCCCTGCACaaagccgccttggagaagcagCACGCCGTGTGTCGGCTGCTGGTGGAGGCCGGCGCCTCGCTTCAGAAAACCAACTTTCAGGTACACGCACATCCGCAGTTTCGGCTCTCCTATTGGGAGGGGGTGGAggcggtgagggtggggggggggctaaaaccGCTCCTAGTGAGGCACTGGTATGCGTGCCGCCCACAGGGGAAGACGCCAGCGGAGCAAGCGGCGGGCGACTTGGAGCTGACCTCCTACCTGAGCAGCCAAAAAACACCATCGACCCCCCATGAGGACTTGGAGACGGCAGTGTGACGCacgggcacattttttttttccacacgcgGGCGGCGGCGAAGGGCCACGTCCGAAAGCGAACACTCGCAGCTCAGACGCCAAGCAGTTAGACGGGTGGCGTACGGCCCGCCTATTTATTTGCTATATATTTATTGAGATTTGTATTTATTCCGGCCGGACGCTCGGTTGCCATGGTCGCAGTGGAGCCGCATCTCATGGCGAGTTTCCCAGCTGAACCGAGTGCAAAAAGTCGGCGCATTGAAGTGTTTGCACCCATCCGAGCCTTTGTGCCAAAGAGCGGGAGAGACGTTTGAGTGCGATTTCTTTGAGCGATATGCACATGACGATGGCTGCTGCGTGACCGTGCTTGAACCTGCGACTTCGTCTCATCGAAAAGAAACTTTATATTCCATTTATTGTCACTAGCGTTGGTTCTGCATGGCCTTTTCTGACCTCAGCATTGATTACTTTCCAGTATTGGCAGACACATGCGTTATTATGATTATGCTTATTGTTTCAACTCTTAAATTATTTTTCCGAGTGTTTAAATGCCTGGTTTTCGTCCAGGGGTTGTTTTTGTATCGCCGCTGAAGAGGACTTGCTGTGTTTTATTTGGAAAGAGGAGCTTTCTGTTGCATGTTTCCACTCTTTCCACGGTCACAATTATCCACACTTATTTCTGTTTTCTGGTTCCGGGATTCAAAATGTTCACAGACCATCAAcactttacattttaaataaaagatACGCTGATCTTTGCTGATTGTTGCATCTTGTGTCATGTGGGAAGTTGAAAGAAAGAACGATGACTACTTCCGGGTCACCGAAAAGAGCCGATTCCCATCACTACATATGATTCATTTGCAATTCCGTTCCAGTGAGGACAGACAGGTGGATCCACGTCATCACGCTCCGTGACGTAGCACGCACGGCACTTTGGGAGTATCGCGTCACCGAAAGCGGAAGTGAGCGGCAGAAAATAGCGAGGCGATTGGAAGGCGTCTCGCTTGGACTTGTTTGAAGGCTTGACAAAAAAGGTCCCCGTGTTCTGTGAGTAATTCGTTTCATTTTAACCATTGAATGGAGCATTTAGTTCGTTATTTATTAACACTGCATTTATTTATAAGAACTGCTGACGTCTTGTGATTGCGCACGTACTTGTCAAAACTTTTCCAACGAGTTGCCTTCTGAATGAACGTTTCATACCTAAACCTCATCTATATTTTTAAGCATTATTTTGTAACCCCATTCTAACGTCTTGACGATAAAAATGATCTTGTCTCAAAGTGAAATGTTTCTTGCTGATTGAATGGGTTGCCTGTCGTTTAGGTTCAACTAAATTCTTAATTGTATCGCAGACGATTGCATATTTTCCCATCCACTCGGAAAACTTTCAGTTCGTTGATTTGTTTTGTCGCTTGATTGGTGTCGTATATGTTATTTGGTGGTTTCGGTGAAGTCACAAGACGTGAGTTTTATGACCGCGAGTCGTGTTATTGCCTCTCTCGCCACAAGAGGGAGACAACGCACAAAAGAAATTCACTCTGGAGGTGAATGGATTGCGAAATCCATGTTCACTTGTTGTATCCTCTGAATCTTTTCTTTCTTGTGTGCCAAAGCTACTTTTGCGTTCCTTTGCAGCAAAGCAGCATGGCAAACGCACGCGTCGAAATTCACGACCCCTTCGGCAACCACGATGACCTCAGCGCGCCGAGCTCAGACGCAGAGGGCCTCCAAAACACGCTGGAGTTTCGCCTCCTGATGGCGTACACCAAGAAGAGACAGCGGCTGCGGCAAAAGAGGAGCCAAGTTGTCGTCAAGGACCAAGGTCCCCTTCCGGACCGGAGCGAAGAAGAAACCACGCCGAAAAAGACCAAGATAAAGTTCAAAATGATGTCACGCATTTTGGCATGCGTCAAGCCAAAGACAGTAAAATGCCCGAAAGAGTCGGAGGCTGAAAACATTGTTGTCGAAGAAGGTTTTCGAAGCGGTAAGGAAGCAACCGTCCTAATTTGAGATGTGCACGGACAAatcattgacaaaggaaatacGTGATTGAGCATTTATTGGATTGTGCGTGTACAAAGTTTCTCCAGTGGAGTCGAACGAGTCGGAGGAGATGGACGAGGTGGCCAGCAGGCTGACCGAGATTGCCGACGAGATCCCCTTCGCACCCCCGGAACTGGAGACCGATTCGCCGGATGATGGTGAGCGGGGCTTGGCAACGATGGttccttgtgttctctgtttcCAAAAAGAAAACTCAATCAGAACAGTGAGTGGGTTGGCATCAATCGATGCGTGTTTTGTCACCAGAAGAGGACGCCAACGTGGAGAAGCTGCTTGGTCTCCTGCTGAGGGAGTGTGGAGACAATTTTGATGAGATGGTGACAAAAGTGAGTCTCCATCTTGAAAATCTCCTTTCCCACTCTGCAGCGTTTTCATCCGCGTTCACACCCCGCAGGAGTTGAAGGAAGCTTTAAGGTCCACGCTGCTTTTCTGGAACTACGGCTTCTTTGAGAGGTTGATGAAGACGTTGCTCAAGAGGATGGGGCTCTTCAATGCTGACCCCGACGCGCCGGGACCGCAGACGTCGCCCAAGACTCAAATGGCAGTCGCGTGCGAGGTAAAAACTTGCTCTCGCTCGCTGAAATTACCCGTGGCAAGCGTGAATCCCAAAACAAATCAGGATTCGCTGTTATGGAAGTTTACTCAGAAAAATTTGTCGCTGTCACAGGTGACGAGTCGTCTATCTGCCGCCAACACGCTGCCCGTGAACCGCCTGCTGGGCTACGGCGCCACCTACCTTCAGAATCACTTTTCCTCCTGGGCCAAGCAGCAAGGCGGTTACGTAAGTCACACTTGGCTTCTTCGGCACTTCTGATAAATCTTGATAAAATTGCTTCATTTGCAGGAGGCGGCGttcgacgacgatgatgatgatgacgacgacgacgacgtccAATGATGGCTGCAATCTGTGCCTGTGCTGCCGGATTTTGCGCCGTTAGCGGTGCCTCAATGTTtcgatggatattttttttccccagtgctTCTTGTCTTCTTTGGATGGGAACTTTGCACGGCTTGACGTGGCATCTCACAGCCCCAACTCGGGAGAAGTTTGCGATTACATTTCAGGATAAATCCGAAGTGCACAAAAGCTTTCTGATGTGTGGTCTATGTTTTGGGATCTGATGAGAAACGCAATTTAGTCTGTGTGGTGACTTTTGCCTAAAATGGAATTATCTATTTTCAAAGGTACGCATGTTGATTTACTAACTTGTCAGGACAAATGTACACTGAGCAATGaaaaacatcattaaaaaatacaccGATGAAGCTGTCCGGActgatttgtttgtgtttaaagTGACAATGTGATTTTGTATTTCAGGATGAACGCTGCAGCGTGTCATTTGAAGACTTGCAAAACAGCACCCTCGTGTGGTCACAAGAATTACGGCAGCATCGTGCGGCAGCAGGCAACTTTTTGCCTAAATGCTCCAAATGAGACACTTAAGAGTGGGCATGAAAGATGCCGAATTGTAAACTGAAGTTCCACCAATGAAGTTATTTATTCATCCAATTCCCAAACGTTGGCGCGTGCCTTCAATTGAAAGGATTGTCTTGAAGTGAGCATTTTTTCAAGCGCCCGCCGTGTTGCGGCCGCCTGTGAAATGAGATCCAACTCGTTCTGAGCCGCGCCGACTCCCTCAACCTGCTCGCCGACCAGGAAACCCAGACGCGTGCTTCACGATTCCTGCGTCCGCCCGCGACCATGAAGGTGATCCACCACGGGGCTCGCAAGAACGTCCCGGGGGCCGACCTCCTTCGGCTGCCCGGACTTGACGCTCACCGAACGGCGCCGGCACCGAGCGACTCTCCGGAGGAAAcgtcgtcgtcgccgccgccaccgGGCGCCAGGCTGCGCTTGTCAAAGGCCAACAAGGGCGCGATGGTCAAAGTGGTCCGGCGGCACCTGTCCCCTCAGACTCCCCGTCTGGAGAGTCTGGAGGCGGCTTGGAGCGGCCGAGTCCCGCGCAGCCCGGAGCTGAGGGGCGGCGAGCGGGAGGAAGGTCACGCCGGGCGGCCTCCCCGCAGCCGGAAGAAAGGATTCAAACCCCCCGACGTCAGGACCATCTTCACCCCCGGGGAAAGGGATCCCCGAGTGAAGGAGGAGTCCGGGGAGGGCCACAGCTTCGGAGCCGGCGGGGAGGGCACCTGGTGCGACGTGTGCTGCAAATACATCTTCCAGAAGGGGCTCACCTGTGCAGGTCAGTCATGAAACGTAccgagaaacaaacaaacaaaacaaaaccaaaaatcgGGGCGTTTTCCTCACAACCTTCAGCTCTTTAAACAGAGCAATACTCCTCTTGAAGTCAAATTGTACCTTTTAATTCTTATATTCACCTTTGGCGAAAGgtcaatgaatattttttgaaaGCTCATTAACTATGAGGCCAAaaagttggggttttttttgtatagaatGAAATtcttaaaaaatgaattacaaTATTGAATAACTATTTCAGGCTCACGGCAAAGATGGATGTTCGTTAAACTATGCAGTCAAtaggcaaaataaaaaatgaaatctcAACTTGTTCCTCGCCCAAAATGATTTTGaccaagctggaaaaaaaaaaaaactagagcgCAAGGGTTAAATGTCAATGATTTTTCTTTGAACTATAAATGTCAGACTTAACGACATAACCACAGCAGGATGACGTCTTTCTTTCCACTCTTGCGTCACCGAATTCCCCCAAAGATGACGGCGCCACCCGGAATGCCGTCGGCATGCGGGCCGACCGGCTCCAGTCCAAAAGGAAAGCCGGCCTGACCAAAAATTCCTCAAACCCGactcgagtttgtttacatacCGTGACCTTTTACTGCCTTAAAAAAAGTGACTCTTGGTTCTGTGCCCGAGTTGCTCACTTATTAACAAACGGTCGCGGTGATTGTgaaattttccagattttttgaACCTGTCCctttactttgtttgttttttgtgctcaggctgTAGCAAGAAGCGTTGCACAATTTTCTAGCATTGGGGCCAAGAGACTATGCCAAAGTCAATTGAGAAGTTTCagttacccaaaaaaaaaacatgcaacttttgttttgatgccatcttgtggcatcttccTGCCATTGAACTATGTTCAAGTGAGTTGAGAAGcctcatttggacaaaaagaaTGCTGTGGAGCTATATCTTTGCATCCTTGTACCTAGGGATGATGTGCAAGTGAGTTGAATAGGTTCAAATTGGACTAAAATAATTTCAAGTTCCTCGTTGTGGGATTGAGTCGCGTCGAGGTTCCCGAGGTCCACTCGTACGTAGAATTTTGAGTGCGGGTGAGAAACCTTCCCACAAAATGCGCATGTGGGTGTGCGGGTGTGTATTTTGTGGAGCCCAAGTGTCACAATGGCTGAACAAACAAGGGGAAGCAGCTGACCCTCACAAACGGGGATCGGCATGTGAGTGTGtattggggggtgggtggggggggggcggtgccgCTGCCGACTGTGAGAGACACGCACACCCGCACTGGGACCATGGACGGTTGCTCCGAGCTGACGCGGCGTCGCAGAGGAGCCTCCATCAGGGCGGCATGATGGGCTTTGTTAAAAACTTTGGGAGGACTCTCCGGAGAATATCGGGCTTTTTCTTGCACTTTCCCGCCACCATGAGGCGCTCGGGACGACTGGAGGTCAGTTCGCTGTGGCGCAACTCTGGTGAGTTTCCATCTTTATGGAGCCCCTCAACCGACATGCATGgtagacttcctgtgtcttttggaGCATGGCTTCGGGAGATTTTCGGCTTCTTGAGTCTTTCTTTTGGGTCTTATTTGCGGTAGACGTACCTCCCCCAAATTCTGGTTACTAAGTGAAACTGACTCTTGACTTTTGTAGCAGAATTTCAGGCAGCAACGATCCCCAAAAGAGGTTTTGCTTCATACCAAGGTGGCAGACTGACCCTGGTTTTTGGCTATGGCGGCTTAAGACTTCTTTTGGTGGTTCCACTTGCGATGGACACCTCTGCCAAATTTCTTGTTGCTCAGGTGAAACGGCTTCGGGGGCTACATTTTCAAGACTTTTTGCTCCGATTTGAGCGGAAATTGCTTAGATTTTGCTGGAGTTTTGGCCGGTTGAAGTGCTGACGGCCGGCGACCTTTCAACCCCTCCGTGTGCTCCAAGAGCtccccaaatgaaaatgatggCACGTTGCAGAGAAGGGGGGGTCGCTTCCGCTCGGACGAAAGCTGCGCTCTTTGGTGTGTGAAATCCGACGGACGCCCGCCAGTCATAACAGGAGACGTCAGTCGGCCAGGCCACAGAAAGCATGACTCAGCGCTCCCCTCGCAAACTGCCCACTCGGCAAAACTGCACAGCGGGCCCCGCGCACGCACCCACTGACAGTGGCGGCCGGACCCATCACGCAGAAAGACGGTTGGGAACGAGCGAGCGAGCGGGCGAGCGACCTCCGGGACGTGATTGATTGGTGGAGGCGGGCAATGGGTGGCGCCTTGTGCAGTCTGCGGAGGGACGACAGGTGCCAAAAGCAGGTAGGGAGTGTGGCCGCCCAATCTGCACGCGCTAGCCCATCTGCCAAAGGGCTACCTGCACACGTGGCGGCCACTTGCCGAAAAAAGTTGGGGGCCCAC contains:
- the dgki gene encoding diacylglycerol kinase iota isoform X10; its protein translation is MNRQAATEDAAPAAPDGRLASLGADGGESESGAGSEDTSAGCCSDTFSSLPDIEQESLEDKLRGLAFRKQTSYRKAISRSGLQHLGPPQGAPPAASNGPGKEPRTCLDWTENAVNGEHLWMETSCSGELCYLGEDACLVKAAKSAPRRKCAACKIVVHAGCMEPLEKINFRCKPTFREAASRCPRDQNLLRHHWVHRRRQEGKCKQCGKSFQQKFFHSKEIVAISCSWCKQAFHNKVTCFMLRQIEEPCSLGAHAAVIVPPSWIIKVRKPQNSLKNSARRKKRTSFKRRASKKGADVSDQKGFNGASCQSEASFAPPPRPRLVFPQESKWRPFMLKPLPSPLMKPILVLVNPKSGGNQGAKLLQMFMWILNPRQVFDLSQGGLREALDLYRKVPNLRILACGGDGTVGWILSTLDELQMTPQPPVAVLPLGTGNDLARTLNWGGGYTDEPVSKVLGHVEDGSVVQLDRWNLQVESGGAGERSPEDAAQKLPLNVFNNYFSLGFDAHVTLEFHESREANPEKFNSRFRNKMFYAGAAFSDFLQRSSRDLSKHVRVVCDGTDLTPKIQDLKFQCIVFLNIPRYCAGTVPWGNTGDHRDFEPQRHDDGCIEVIGFTMASLAALQVGGHGERLHQCREVVLTTFKTVPVQVDGEPCRLAPSTLRISLRNQANMVQKSKRRTSVPLLNDPHAVPERLRLRVNRICLHEYDRLQYDKERLRDISVPVGIVVVRGDCDLETCRLYIDRLQEDLHQAPPLGHRVHYQDESRGMLRTTSAGRLSSSWSFLDSTSADRFYRIDKAQEHLHFVTEICQEEVFILDHEAPAAGMPDLVVEPNVGAPLTPEEQALLTAAGSGDLSMDPKCFLTCQTEKRGTLPCTKPPWRSSTPCVGCWWRPAPRFRKPTFRGRRQRSKRRATWS
- the dgki gene encoding diacylglycerol kinase iota isoform X1, yielding MNRQAATEDAAPAAPDGRLASLGADGGESESGAGSEDTSAGCCSDTFSSLPDIEQESLEDKLRGLAFRKQTSYRKAISRSGLQHLGPPQGAPPAASNGPGKEPRTCLDWTENAVNGEHLWMETSCSGELCYLGEDACLVKAAKSAPRRKCAACKIVVHAGCMEPLEKINFRCKPTFREAASRCPRDQNLLRHHWVHRRRQEGKCKQCGKSFQQKFFHSKEIVAISCSWCKQAFHNKVTCFMLRQIEEPCSLGAHAAVIVPPSWIIKVRKPQNSLKNSARRKKRTSFKRRASKKGADVSDQKGFNGASCQSEASFAPPPRPRLVFPQESKWRPFMLKPLPSPLMKPILVLVNPKSGGNQGAKLLQMFMWILNPRQVFDLSQGGLREALDLYRKVPNLRILACGGDGTVGWILSTLDELQMTPQPPVAVLPLGTGNDLARTLNWGGGYTDEPVSKVLGHVEDGSVVQLDRWNLQVESGGAGERSPEDAAQKLPLNVFNNYFSLGFDAHVTLEFHESREANPEKFNSRFRNKMFYAGAAFSDFLQRSSRDLSKHVRVVCDGTDLTPKIQDLKFQCIVFLNIPRYCAGTVPWGNTGDHRDFEPQRHDDGCIEVIGFTMASLAALQVGGHGERLHQCREVVLTTFKTVPVQVDGEPCRLAPSTLRISLRNQANMVQKSKRRTSVPLLNDPHAVPERLRLRVNRICLHEYDRLQYDKERLRDISVPVGIVVVRGDCDLETCRLYIDRLQEDLHQAPPLGHRVHYQDESRGMLRTTSAGRLSSSWSFLDSTSADRFYRIDKAQEHLHFVTEICQEEVFILDHEAPAAGMPDLVVEPNVGAPLTPEEQALLTAAGSGDLSMLSECVHHGVSLLVRDTAGCSALHKASQKGHAELVVFILQRGSKVLLDLPDREKGDTALHKAALEKQHAVCRLLVEAGASLQKTNFQGKTPAEQAAGDLELTSYLSSQKTPSTPHEDLETAV
- the dgki gene encoding diacylglycerol kinase iota isoform X2, coding for MNRQAATEDAAPAAPDGRLASLGADGGESESGAGSEDTSAGCCSDTFSSLPDIEQESLEDKLRGLAFRKQTSYRKAISRSGLQHLGPPQGAPPAASNGPGKEPRTCLDWTENAVNGEHLWMETSCSGELCYLGEDACLVKAASAPRRKCAACKIVVHAGCMEPLEKINFRCKPTFREAASRCPRDQNLLRHHWVHRRRQEGKCKQCGKSFQQKFFHSKEIVAISCSWCKQAFHNKVTCFMLRQIEEPCSLGAHAAVIVPPSWIIKVRKPQNSLKNSARRKKRTSFKRRASKKGADVSDQKGFNGASCQSEASFAPPPRPRLVFPQESKWRPFMLKPLPSPLMKPILVLVNPKSGGNQGAKLLQMFMWILNPRQVFDLSQGGLREALDLYRKVPNLRILACGGDGTVGWILSTLDELQMTPQPPVAVLPLGTGNDLARTLNWGGGYTDEPVSKVLGHVEDGSVVQLDRWNLQVESGGAGERSPEDAAQKLPLNVFNNYFSLGFDAHVTLEFHESREANPEKFNSRFRNKMFYAGAAFSDFLQRSSRDLSKHVRVVCDGTDLTPKIQDLKFQCIVFLNIPRYCAGTVPWGNTGDHRDFEPQRHDDGCIEVIGFTMASLAALQVGGHGERLHQCREVVLTTFKTVPVQVDGEPCRLAPSTLRISLRNQANMVQKSKRRTSVPLLNDPHAVPERLRLRVNRICLHEYDRLQYDKERLRDISVPVGIVVVRGDCDLETCRLYIDRLQEDLHQAPPLGHRVHYQDESRGMLRTTSAGRLSSSWSFLDSTSADRFYRIDKAQEHLHFVTEICQEEVFILDHEAPAAGMPDLVVEPNVGAPLTPEEQALLTAAGSGDLSMLSECVHHGVSLLVRDTAGCSALHKASQKGHAELVVFILQRGSKVLLDLPDREKGDTALHKAALEKQHAVCRLLVEAGASLQKTNFQGKTPAEQAAGDLELTSYLSSQKTPSTPHEDLETAV